Proteins encoded together in one Desulfosporosinus meridiei DSM 13257 window:
- a CDS encoding HD-GYP domain-containing protein, with protein MRLVSTRYVKEGSILARPVINSSGRILLQTGIRLTASYIERLITMGYDVLFIQDNRLEDVEFHMSITGQTREVAYKTIKHVSNYIESGQEGTLVVADVRSTVQQMINDLLFSADILGNLTDMQGYDDYTFHHSINSTIVGLVLGIASGYSEQKLIEFGMGILMHDIGKILIPEHILNKKAPLTEAEFEEIKKHAGDGFNILRKNNDFSLLSAHVAFQHQEKWDGSGYPRGLKGSEIHEYGRLAAVADVYEALTSKRIYRKAIEPNEAYEYIVSQSNSHFCPRTLEVFKKHIAVYPSGSGILLSNGQRGNVVKQNPAFPNRPFVRMFYENEEELASPMDYNLAECPSLMIVAVDNR; from the coding sequence ATGCGGTTGGTAAGTACTCGTTATGTCAAGGAAGGATCGATTTTAGCACGTCCTGTAATTAATTCTTCAGGTAGAATTTTATTGCAGACTGGCATTCGCCTGACTGCTTCTTATATTGAACGTTTAATAACCATGGGTTACGATGTTCTTTTTATTCAGGATAATCGATTGGAAGACGTTGAATTTCATATGTCGATTACCGGCCAAACTCGGGAAGTTGCCTATAAAACGATTAAGCATGTCAGCAATTATATAGAGAGTGGTCAAGAAGGGACTTTAGTCGTGGCTGACGTACGATCAACTGTTCAGCAAATGATTAACGACCTACTTTTTAGTGCAGATATTTTAGGGAATTTGACCGACATGCAAGGGTATGATGATTATACTTTTCACCATTCTATTAATTCAACGATTGTTGGCCTTGTCTTAGGAATTGCTTCAGGATATTCTGAACAAAAATTAATCGAGTTTGGTATGGGCATTCTCATGCATGACATTGGAAAGATATTAATACCAGAACATATCCTTAATAAAAAAGCCCCTCTAACTGAGGCGGAATTTGAGGAGATTAAGAAGCACGCAGGAGATGGATTTAATATTTTACGGAAAAATAACGATTTCAGTTTACTTTCGGCGCATGTGGCCTTTCAGCATCAGGAAAAGTGGGATGGGTCGGGTTACCCCAGAGGGCTTAAAGGAAGCGAAATTCATGAATATGGCAGATTGGCTGCAGTAGCGGATGTTTATGAAGCTTTGACCAGTAAACGGATTTATCGCAAAGCTATTGAGCCTAATGAGGCTTATGAATACATTGTTTCTCAATCTAATTCCCATTTTTGTCCTCGAACTTTAGAAGTATTTAAAAAACATATTGCTGTATACCCGTCAGGTTCTGGGATTCTATTGAGTAATGGACAAAGAGGAAATGTGGTAAAACAAAACCCCGCCTTCCCTAACCGGCCCTTCGTCAGGATGTTCTATGAGAATGAAGAGGAACTTGCTTCGCCGATGGATTATAACCTGGCAGAATGTCCCTCTCTGATGATTGTTGCTGTGGACAATCGTTAA
- a CDS encoding DUF3231 family protein, translated as MENIQTTLQTNSEKVNFTEVDHNLENVMPTATEICHLWSSYMAECMSVAFLKHMVAKSKDPAFHKVLQFALNTSSQRVDSMENLFNVILHPIPYGFGEEDVDINAPQLFSEEFCVMYTRFTSKYILINYGFAFSDCTRSDFRQLFSGFIDGTKAVIATADNVLIAKGLLTKQPNIPVPKKTVFINNKGYYGSIFGANRPINAIEISNIFNITTFKRNMRALKLGFAQVVKSEKIRDYLIKGLHMADKQLDILVSFLHKEDLPGPEILDFRVTDSIDSPYSDRLMLYHVTVMIGYIAQSYGHGITNTARQDIGSAFTRLMIEIMKYTKDGVEILIENNWFEQIPQAADRQELTH; from the coding sequence ATGGAAAACATACAAACAACTCTTCAAACTAATTCCGAAAAAGTCAATTTTACAGAAGTTGATCATAATTTAGAAAACGTCATGCCGACTGCAACTGAGATATGCCATCTTTGGTCAAGCTATATGGCTGAATGTATGTCCGTTGCATTTCTAAAACATATGGTCGCTAAATCCAAAGACCCTGCATTTCATAAGGTTTTGCAATTTGCATTAAATACTTCAAGCCAAAGAGTAGATTCTATGGAGAACTTGTTTAATGTAATCTTACATCCGATACCCTACGGGTTTGGAGAAGAAGATGTTGATATTAATGCCCCACAATTATTTTCTGAAGAATTTTGTGTCATGTACACACGTTTTACGTCTAAATATATTCTGATTAACTATGGTTTTGCTTTTAGTGATTGCACCCGCTCAGACTTCAGGCAGTTATTTTCTGGTTTTATAGATGGTACTAAGGCAGTTATTGCGACAGCTGATAATGTCTTAATTGCTAAAGGTCTTTTAACTAAACAGCCAAATATCCCAGTACCGAAAAAGACTGTTTTCATCAATAACAAAGGTTATTATGGCTCAATATTTGGTGCCAATAGACCGATTAATGCCATTGAGATCAGCAATATTTTTAACATTACGACTTTTAAGAGAAATATGAGGGCTCTAAAACTAGGGTTTGCTCAAGTGGTAAAATCAGAAAAAATAAGAGATTATTTAATCAAAGGGCTTCATATGGCCGATAAACAATTGGACATATTGGTCTCCTTTCTCCATAAAGAAGACTTACCGGGTCCTGAAATCCTAGATTTTCGAGTGACTGACTCCATAGATTCGCCCTATAGTGACAGGCTTATGCTCTATCATGTGACCGTGATGATAGGATATATTGCCCAGTCGTATGGCCATGGTATAACCAATACTGCAAGACAGGATATCGGTTCAGCTTTTACTCGTCTTATGATTGAAATTATGAAATATACCAAAGATGGAGTCGAAATATTAATTGAAAACAATTGGTTTGAACAGATTCCGCAAGCTGCCGATCGCCAGGAGCTAACACACTGA
- a CDS encoding LytR/AlgR family response regulator transcription factor: MLHIAICDDNYNELLQINQIVEEFRASHSSKYNIKCDIFSSSLDLLAATENRKSYDLLILDVVMPLMTGIEVATEIRQKSNLSKIIFLTSSREFAVDSYKVDAFYYLLKPISKEELMPILEKACTEIADEKEKGILVKCKTCLTKILLHNLEYTEVLGRTLFFHLTTGEVLESYGTMSQLENDLLRDKRFIKPHRSYIVNMDSIHRITDKDIITFSNKPIPVSRELYKTIKQAYIDYSFEG; encoded by the coding sequence ATGCTACATATTGCTATATGTGATGATAATTATAATGAATTATTACAGATAAACCAAATCGTAGAGGAGTTTAGAGCTTCTCATAGCTCTAAATACAACATTAAATGCGACATCTTTTCCAGCAGCTTGGATTTGCTTGCGGCAACAGAAAATCGTAAAAGCTACGATCTTTTAATTTTAGACGTTGTGATGCCTTTGATGACCGGTATTGAGGTTGCAACAGAGATTAGACAGAAAAGCAACCTATCCAAAATAATATTTTTAACCTCGTCACGCGAGTTTGCTGTAGATTCTTACAAAGTAGATGCTTTTTATTATCTTCTAAAGCCAATCAGCAAAGAAGAGCTTATGCCCATTTTAGAAAAGGCTTGTACTGAGATTGCTGATGAAAAGGAAAAAGGAATTCTTGTAAAATGTAAAACTTGTTTAACTAAAATTTTATTACATAATCTTGAATATACCGAGGTTTTAGGGCGAACATTATTCTTTCACTTAACAACGGGTGAGGTTTTGGAAAGCTATGGAACTATGAGCCAGCTTGAGAACGACTTGCTTAGGGATAAACGGTTTATTAAGCCCCACCGCTCTTACATTGTGAATATGGACAGTATTCACCGTATTACGGATAAAGACATCATCACCTTTTCAAATAAGCCTATTCCAGTCTCCAGAGAGCTCTATAAGACTATTAAACAGGCATATATCGATTATTCCTTTGAAGGGTGA